From Actinopolymorpha cephalotaxi, one genomic window encodes:
- a CDS encoding RHS repeat protein, translated as MTLRTRTAPVTPGRAATRTQNAPPLTPPQRELVRRLDGCLAALSADVDIDETGRVLAARAATGEQALGVQAPDKPAETGAAGWHYHYDDHGDLARIEAPDGAATHYRYDTDRRLELVLHEDGRPTRYHYDDRDRLVQVEDGVRRRVIDFDDRDRIVAVRHGRELLWTYRHDDADRVVEAAAPGVRTRHRFDDAGQVSRVEQVVDGVPVAVEFTHDDQGRLTRVRLEGGPAVGYGWDDAGRPATVTLDGQPLAAFGYDDTARRVTTTLANGVVEETRADRLDGRPLTRTVRRGDVEMLTRHYSYDPAGRVVDDGHRHLAYDEQGRLREVTETSGRQWWFGFDRRGNLTAVDGRHTGEPALRLGHDGDRLTSTTPGTGTPAAVANDAYGAVVALTRAGHEWVYRYDAAGHLVQVRRDGHVTARLSYDHKGRLVLLRGPDHTERYVYGLGDELLAVTDAAGVLLRLPVRSPLGVHAHVVTTPQGPAVHYLHHDDRGTVWLATDAQGQVLARYDYDPYGLPLGEAEEPTASTSAPAPVFAGRPLVPGTGMYYFGARWHHPWLRRFLAPDSWTAAPDDERLVHPAFPGRRQALARAEQLPDWLARPGLRQRYAYCGHDPVNRTDPNGHWSFGGVVLSLLGALWTLPNTLFGLVVELSCLVAEVLRWLAWAVTLGRVSWEPPGFDLAASGRLNAFAMVFRGGWLGSFPSLLGITFGNVFFVYGRWEDDPRYNGPGDILPTAYQGKVRLPLSQSLYEHELRHTNQYGWLGPFFHLGLPLFGFYEWDVILHGYRDAWTERDARAHAQGPPAPVEVTATDAGGVAVPQLGRTWVYWRHGGTTQVLRTQPDGLLRATLVPGSDRPADYTQPFTALPGTFVDVAASRGAKPLPADVLATPGLFTNHEVVATANGAGTIEIPRPTLTLEAPSELSLWPLLWEPPTPAYATTGLPQGEALWNPPDGPGSLTVTEGSPAPAAPANARPATRWLRLRGQVDATTTAGRIRLIDAAGRRIPLAPTPPATTPVDEVPIALGAPTTAGTRGFEAVLKPADAATAFGPVQVAVLADTPAGPAADAFTVHLCGLQLGLVDDTTPTQPGAVPGEADEAVAVDFDASPQAVLRTLSGQTRARRMVRYRIANEPRVPDTGGTPTLRPRMPLWMGEMQLVGLARTDLEDLLGRRAERKNVQAGTPTGPQTTRLSFDWRLRLSWDGPDANSAMFAAPFPRPGQRHNSDLTLPRTSTPITAVLSYDSRGRLTDPTGAAAPTHQAGTLEPAPAPATFPVPNRRLPGVRLGQRPWGRTPAAAALPALVVEFQPLVADPAGAEILRGGDGELAIVALRLDGTPVDPGMLSDPAGTPRPTGANDPTLALPRFRVIGRNAPAADVEATIRALVADYVTSHATAAHIRPLTQQCWETTVLRILRHESGGQYRQFDDRGAGRRRFTRQGGTWFFGTEQDMPLFGPPHGYGIGQLDFFSTPQRGANDDEVWNWVENLRAAVQVVLAEKAASAWALIGQHAPAPLDRFTRAVFQRELVRRYNGGTEFTWTGTTWAVSPSLRWAQDSDHSQGPHANLLYPNQVLGTGLVYYRDAAGQPNRPDGAATQFAYPPPIAFGAAQYTPETA; from the coding sequence ATGACACTCCGCACCCGCACCGCACCCGTCACCCCCGGACGGGCCGCGACCCGTACGCAGAACGCGCCCCCGCTCACCCCGCCGCAGCGGGAGCTGGTCCGCCGGTTGGACGGCTGCCTCGCCGCGTTGTCCGCCGACGTGGACATCGACGAGACCGGCCGTGTCCTCGCTGCCCGCGCCGCCACCGGTGAGCAGGCCCTGGGCGTCCAGGCCCCCGACAAGCCGGCCGAGACCGGGGCAGCGGGTTGGCACTACCACTACGACGACCACGGCGACCTGGCCAGGATCGAGGCCCCCGACGGCGCGGCGACCCACTACCGCTACGACACCGACCGCCGCCTTGAGCTTGTCCTGCACGAGGACGGCCGCCCTACCCGCTACCACTACGACGACCGCGACCGGCTGGTCCAGGTCGAGGACGGCGTCCGCCGCCGCGTCATCGACTTCGACGACCGCGACCGTATCGTCGCCGTCCGCCACGGCCGGGAACTGCTGTGGACCTACCGCCACGACGACGCCGACCGGGTTGTCGAGGCCGCCGCGCCAGGCGTCCGCACCCGGCACCGGTTCGACGACGCCGGCCAGGTCAGCCGGGTCGAGCAGGTCGTCGACGGTGTGCCCGTCGCGGTCGAGTTCACCCACGACGACCAGGGCCGGCTCACGAGGGTCCGGCTCGAGGGCGGACCGGCCGTCGGCTACGGCTGGGACGACGCCGGCCGCCCGGCCACCGTCACCCTCGACGGGCAACCCCTCGCCGCATTCGGCTACGACGACACCGCCCGCCGGGTGACCACGACCCTGGCCAACGGGGTCGTCGAGGAGACCCGCGCCGACCGGCTCGACGGCCGGCCCCTGACCCGCACCGTCCGCCGCGGCGACGTCGAGATGCTGACCCGCCACTACTCCTACGACCCGGCCGGCCGCGTCGTCGACGACGGCCACCGCCACCTCGCCTACGACGAACAGGGCCGGCTGAGGGAGGTCACCGAAACCTCCGGACGCCAGTGGTGGTTCGGCTTCGACCGTCGCGGCAACCTCACCGCCGTCGACGGCCGGCACACCGGCGAACCCGCGCTGCGCCTCGGCCACGACGGTGACCGGCTGACCTCCACCACCCCCGGCACCGGCACCCCCGCGGCGGTGGCCAACGACGCGTACGGAGCCGTCGTCGCCCTCACCCGCGCCGGCCACGAATGGGTCTACCGCTACGACGCGGCCGGCCACCTCGTGCAGGTCCGCCGCGACGGGCACGTCACCGCCCGGCTCAGCTACGACCACAAGGGCCGGCTGGTCCTGCTGCGCGGGCCAGACCACACCGAGCGGTACGTCTACGGTCTGGGCGACGAACTCCTGGCCGTCACCGACGCGGCCGGCGTACTCCTGCGGCTGCCCGTACGCAGCCCGCTCGGCGTGCACGCCCACGTCGTCACCACGCCCCAGGGACCGGCGGTGCACTACCTGCACCACGACGACCGCGGCACCGTCTGGCTCGCCACCGACGCGCAGGGGCAGGTGCTCGCCCGCTACGACTACGACCCGTACGGCCTCCCCCTCGGCGAAGCAGAGGAACCGACCGCAAGCACCAGCGCACCCGCGCCGGTGTTCGCGGGCCGCCCGCTCGTCCCCGGAACCGGCATGTACTACTTCGGCGCCCGCTGGCACCACCCCTGGCTGCGCCGCTTCCTGGCCCCGGACTCCTGGACCGCCGCACCCGACGACGAACGCCTGGTCCACCCCGCCTTCCCCGGCCGCCGCCAGGCCCTCGCCCGCGCCGAACAGCTACCGGACTGGCTCGCCCGGCCCGGGCTGCGGCAGCGCTACGCCTACTGCGGCCACGACCCGGTCAACCGGACCGACCCGAACGGCCACTGGTCCTTCGGCGGCGTCGTCCTCAGCCTCCTCGGCGCGCTGTGGACCCTGCCGAACACGCTGTTCGGCCTGGTCGTCGAACTGTCCTGCCTGGTCGCGGAGGTGCTGCGCTGGCTGGCCTGGGCGGTCACCCTCGGCAGGGTGAGCTGGGAACCGCCCGGCTTCGATCTCGCCGCGTCCGGCCGGCTCAACGCGTTCGCCATGGTGTTCCGCGGCGGCTGGCTCGGTTCGTTCCCGTCCCTGCTCGGCATCACCTTCGGCAACGTGTTCTTCGTCTACGGCCGCTGGGAGGACGACCCGCGCTACAACGGGCCCGGCGACATCCTGCCGACCGCCTACCAGGGCAAGGTCCGCCTGCCGCTGTCCCAGTCGCTGTACGAACACGAACTCCGCCATACCAACCAGTACGGCTGGCTCGGCCCGTTCTTCCACCTCGGCCTGCCGCTGTTCGGGTTCTACGAGTGGGACGTCATCCTGCACGGCTACCGCGACGCCTGGACCGAACGTGACGCCCGCGCCCACGCCCAGGGCCCACCCGCCCCCGTCGAGGTGACCGCCACCGACGCCGGCGGCGTCGCCGTCCCGCAGCTCGGCCGGACCTGGGTGTACTGGCGGCACGGCGGCACCACCCAGGTGCTGCGCACCCAACCCGACGGGCTGCTCCGGGCAACCCTCGTCCCGGGCTCGGACCGCCCGGCCGACTACACCCAACCGTTCACCGCGCTCCCAGGCACCTTCGTCGACGTCGCCGCCAGCCGCGGCGCCAAACCCCTGCCCGCCGACGTCCTCGCCACCCCCGGCCTGTTCACCAACCACGAGGTCGTCGCCACCGCCAACGGTGCCGGCACCATCGAGATCCCCCGGCCGACCCTCACGCTGGAGGCCCCGAGCGAGCTCAGCCTGTGGCCGCTGCTGTGGGAACCACCCACTCCCGCCTACGCCACCACCGGACTCCCCCAGGGCGAGGCGCTGTGGAACCCACCCGACGGGCCCGGCTCCCTCACCGTCACCGAGGGCTCCCCGGCACCCGCCGCCCCCGCCAACGCCCGACCCGCCACCCGCTGGCTCCGGCTGCGCGGCCAGGTCGACGCGACCACCACCGCCGGCCGGATCCGCCTCATCGACGCCGCCGGCCGGCGGATCCCCCTGGCGCCGACACCACCCGCCACCACCCCCGTCGACGAGGTGCCCATCGCTCTCGGCGCACCGACCACCGCCGGCACGCGCGGCTTCGAGGCCGTCCTCAAACCCGCCGACGCGGCGACCGCGTTCGGGCCGGTGCAGGTCGCCGTCCTCGCCGACACACCCGCCGGACCGGCCGCGGACGCGTTCACCGTGCACCTGTGCGGCCTGCAACTCGGGCTCGTCGACGACACCACTCCCACCCAGCCCGGCGCCGTACCCGGGGAGGCCGACGAGGCCGTGGCCGTCGACTTCGACGCCAGCCCACAGGCCGTGCTGCGCACCCTGTCCGGGCAGACCCGCGCCCGCCGGATGGTCCGCTACCGCATCGCCAACGAGCCACGCGTCCCGGACACCGGCGGCACCCCCACCCTGCGGCCGCGGATGCCGCTGTGGATGGGCGAGATGCAGCTGGTCGGCCTCGCTCGCACCGACCTGGAGGACCTGCTGGGCCGCCGCGCCGAACGCAAGAACGTCCAGGCCGGCACGCCGACCGGACCCCAGACCACCCGCCTCTCCTTCGACTGGCGGCTGCGGCTGAGCTGGGACGGTCCGGACGCGAACTCCGCCATGTTCGCCGCGCCGTTCCCCCGACCCGGGCAGCGGCACAACTCCGACCTCACCCTGCCGCGCACCTCCACCCCGATCACGGCCGTCCTCTCCTACGACAGCCGCGGCCGGCTCACCGACCCCACCGGCGCCGCCGCCCCCACCCACCAGGCCGGCACCCTCGAGCCCGCACCCGCCCCGGCGACCTTCCCGGTCCCCAACCGGCGGCTGCCCGGCGTCCGGCTCGGCCAGCGCCCCTGGGGAAGGACCCCCGCCGCCGCCGCGCTGCCGGCGCTGGTCGTGGAGTTCCAGCCGCTGGTCGCCGATCCGGCCGGCGCGGAGATCCTGCGCGGCGGCGACGGGGAACTCGCGATCGTCGCGCTGCGCCTGGACGGGACCCCGGTCGACCCGGGCATGCTCAGCGACCCCGCCGGCACACCCCGCCCCACCGGGGCGAACGACCCCACCCTCGCCCTGCCGCGTTTCCGGGTGATCGGCCGCAACGCACCCGCCGCCGACGTCGAGGCCACCATCCGGGCGCTCGTCGCGGACTACGTCACCAGCCACGCCACCGCCGCGCACATCCGGCCGCTGACCCAGCAGTGCTGGGAGACCACGGTGCTGCGGATCCTGCGCCACGAGAGCGGCGGCCAGTACCGCCAGTTCGACGACCGCGGCGCCGGCCGCCGCCGGTTCACCCGCCAGGGCGGCACCTGGTTCTTCGGCACCGAACAGGACATGCCGCTGTTCGGGCCCCCGCACGGCTACGGCATCGGCCAGCTCGACTTCTTCTCCACTCCGCAACGCGGCGCCAACGACGACGAGGTGTGGAACTGGGTGGAGAACCTGCGCGCCGCCGTCCAGGTCGTCCTCGCCGAGAAGGCCGCCAGCGCCTGGGCACTCATCGGCCAGCACGCACCCGCCCCCCTGGACCGGTTCACCCGCGCGGTGTTCCAGCGTGAGCTCGTCCGCCGCTACAACGGCGGCACGGAGTTCACCTGGACCGGCACGACGTGGGCGGTCAGCCCGTCCCTGCGCTGGGCCCAGGACTCCGACCACAGCCAGGGACCGCACGCCAACCTGCTCTACCCCAACCAGGTGCTCGGCACCGGCCTCGTCTACTACCGCGACGCCGCCGGGCAGCCCAACCGGCCCGACGGCGCCGCCACGCAGTTCGCCTATCCACCCCCGATCGCCTTCGGCGCGGCGCAGTACACCCCGGAGACGGCATGA
- a CDS encoding rubredoxin: MTNLTGFVTRDGTEVLIGNALVRGYRTLLRTTRALKVYAAADTTSKVLATAPAGDYPVLEIRPGAAKGSDYVRVSSTGLPGGQGWICSRWRTSHYALPYDDPLPGGGVRSGSDGRFTLPVPDGAPAEQVYRLRAGADGHLDGQSVRGYAALPFTVPLPAATNPVAETRLVSLLHHFRGWYYTPKRPGSSARFTPQYPYDIGITVSLETDHPKPPTYDDCCSFVEALLVRGWKDATVPGFSWNLTKHNRSMITDPAHIYSSVEVLEDAGVADHIGGDDPPPPWTVVQGWRDPNNLGKGGHTFLIVDIHAETGRVLTLESNLTYGLNGPGMRMLGGIEEFMGREYLCPTDGYVYDPAVGDPAHGVPPGTSFRAATMWDLVRGNALPPDWVCPGCGTNQMLFVPYCRPPRDWWKHDYLKTWDDIRSYYAGRRLARLRVRDLAWVR; the protein is encoded by the coding sequence ATGACCAACCTCACCGGATTCGTCACCCGTGACGGCACCGAGGTCCTGATCGGCAACGCCCTCGTCCGCGGCTACCGCACGCTGCTGCGGACCACCCGTGCGCTGAAGGTGTACGCAGCCGCCGACACCACCTCGAAGGTCCTCGCCACCGCCCCGGCCGGCGACTACCCGGTCCTGGAGATCCGGCCCGGGGCCGCCAAGGGCTCGGACTACGTGCGGGTCTCCTCCACCGGCCTGCCCGGCGGGCAGGGCTGGATCTGCTCCCGCTGGCGCACCTCCCACTACGCGCTGCCCTACGACGACCCGCTGCCCGGCGGGGGTGTGCGGTCCGGGTCGGACGGTAGGTTCACCCTGCCCGTCCCCGACGGCGCACCGGCCGAGCAGGTCTACCGGCTGCGCGCCGGCGCCGACGGCCACCTGGACGGGCAGAGCGTGCGCGGGTACGCCGCGCTGCCGTTCACCGTGCCGCTGCCCGCCGCGACCAACCCGGTCGCCGAGACCCGCCTGGTCAGCCTCCTGCACCACTTCCGCGGCTGGTACTACACGCCGAAACGCCCGGGCTCCTCCGCGCGGTTCACCCCGCAGTACCCCTACGACATCGGCATCACCGTCTCGCTGGAGACCGACCACCCCAAACCGCCCACCTACGACGACTGCTGCAGCTTCGTCGAGGCCCTGCTCGTGCGCGGCTGGAAGGACGCCACCGTCCCCGGCTTCAGCTGGAACCTCACCAAGCACAACCGGTCCATGATCACCGACCCCGCCCACATCTACTCCTCGGTGGAGGTTCTCGAGGACGCCGGCGTCGCCGACCACATCGGCGGCGACGACCCGCCACCGCCCTGGACGGTGGTGCAGGGCTGGCGCGACCCGAACAACCTCGGCAAGGGCGGCCACACCTTCCTCATCGTCGACATCCACGCCGAGACCGGCCGGGTCCTGACCCTGGAGAGCAACCTCACCTACGGCCTGAACGGGCCCGGCATGCGGATGCTCGGCGGCATCGAGGAGTTCATGGGCCGGGAATACCTGTGTCCCACCGACGGGTACGTCTACGACCCCGCCGTCGGCGACCCCGCCCACGGTGTACCGCCCGGCACGTCGTTCCGCGCCGCCACCATGTGGGACCTGGTGCGCGGCAACGCGCTCCCACCGGACTGGGTGTGTCCCGGCTGCGGCACCAACCAGATGCTGTTCGTGCCGTACTGCCGGCCACCCCGCGACTGGTGGAAACACGACTACCTCAAGACCTGGGACGACATCCGCAGCTACTACGCCGGGCGGCGGCTGGCCCGGCTGCGGGTGCGGGATCTGGCCTGGGTGCGGTGA
- a CDS encoding baseplate J/gp47 family protein: MIDPGNPFLEGHDFPSVVAALEDSLHLGVEHQESYRFVFDPAVYVYDLPRVDASVVRVTGLSGGHFTVFEPGRDYDASPSRLVWRRAPAGADAAGTPRTPDPRTPAEVTYSFRDLPSGITDFAPGSVAGTIIRAVGREVALLYHQLNEAYRRAFLDTANGVALDSVVALLGIVRNPAQKASGTVTFARLLAGPRAVVPVGTAVEDPAGRRYLTTTAAVLEEGATEGEAEVEAVEPGAAGNIGANAVAVMPTPPVGVNSVTNAEPITGGQDPEPDDALRERARHALERAGNATMGAIEFAVRDVDGVEDVAVIDHSVDLDVPLGQVRVRYSSAAGSPERQAEIEDAVAAAVERTRAAGVMAVPERVRPVTITGTFVLIRSEIEDPAAASTYADAAAQAIRGLAIGEALSLRRLTSLVYQVPGLADVAEAKLDFTREVARPGLPANGAVGDLLPVDRSEQATPGALSAVAVTHLGAQADTTRTLEIQLLQGISPVGFRHVTVQVRLQVKATLRSSTTLPPVLVADVVKAVVINQGDTAVVTLTDDDLTNFDADEHQPTGQVTVTLAGYPAVAAATTTLDLVM, from the coding sequence GTGATCGACCCCGGCAACCCGTTCCTGGAAGGGCACGACTTCCCCAGCGTCGTCGCCGCCCTGGAAGACAGCCTGCACCTGGGCGTCGAGCACCAGGAGTCCTACCGGTTCGTCTTCGACCCGGCCGTCTACGTCTACGATCTGCCCCGCGTCGACGCCTCCGTCGTCCGGGTCACCGGCCTGTCCGGCGGCCACTTCACCGTCTTCGAACCCGGCCGGGACTACGACGCCAGCCCGTCCCGGCTGGTGTGGCGGCGGGCACCGGCCGGTGCCGACGCCGCGGGCACCCCACGCACCCCGGACCCGCGCACGCCTGCCGAGGTCACCTACTCCTTCCGCGACCTGCCCTCCGGCATCACCGACTTCGCCCCCGGAAGCGTCGCCGGCACGATCATCCGCGCGGTCGGCCGGGAGGTCGCGCTGCTCTACCACCAGCTGAACGAGGCCTACCGCCGCGCGTTCCTGGACACCGCCAACGGCGTCGCTCTCGACAGCGTCGTGGCGCTGCTCGGCATCGTCCGCAACCCCGCGCAGAAGGCCAGCGGCACCGTCACCTTCGCCCGCCTGCTGGCCGGCCCGCGGGCCGTCGTCCCGGTCGGCACCGCCGTGGAGGACCCCGCCGGACGCCGCTACCTCACCACGACCGCTGCTGTGCTGGAGGAAGGCGCGACCGAGGGGGAAGCGGAGGTCGAGGCCGTCGAGCCGGGCGCGGCGGGCAACATCGGCGCGAACGCCGTGGCGGTGATGCCGACCCCGCCCGTCGGAGTGAACTCGGTCACCAACGCCGAACCGATCACCGGCGGGCAGGACCCCGAACCCGACGACGCCCTGCGCGAACGCGCCCGGCACGCCCTCGAACGCGCCGGCAACGCCACCATGGGCGCGATCGAGTTCGCCGTCCGCGACGTCGACGGGGTCGAGGACGTCGCGGTGATCGATCACAGCGTCGACCTCGACGTCCCGCTCGGCCAGGTCCGGGTCCGCTACTCGTCCGCGGCCGGCAGCCCGGAACGCCAGGCCGAGATCGAGGACGCGGTGGCCGCCGCGGTCGAACGCACCAGAGCCGCCGGCGTGATGGCCGTACCCGAACGCGTCCGCCCGGTCACCATCACAGGCACGTTCGTGCTGATTCGCTCCGAGATCGAGGATCCGGCCGCCGCCTCCACCTATGCCGACGCGGCGGCGCAGGCTATCCGCGGCCTGGCCATCGGCGAGGCCCTGTCCCTGCGCCGGCTGACCTCGCTGGTCTACCAGGTGCCCGGCCTCGCCGACGTGGCCGAGGCCAAGCTCGACTTCACCCGCGAGGTGGCCCGACCCGGGCTGCCCGCGAACGGCGCCGTGGGCGACCTGCTGCCGGTCGACCGGTCCGAACAGGCCACGCCCGGAGCCCTGAGCGCCGTTGCCGTCACCCACCTCGGCGCGCAGGCGGACACGACACGGACGCTGGAGATCCAGCTCCTGCAGGGCATCTCACCGGTCGGGTTCCGGCACGTCACCGTCCAGGTTCGCCTGCAGGTCAAGGCGACCTTGCGGTCGAGCACGACACTTCCACCGGTGCTGGTGGCCGACGTCGTGAAGGCTGTCGTCATTAACCAGGGCGACACCGCGGTGGTGACCCTCACCGACGACGACCTGACGAACTTCGATGCTGACGAACACCAGCCCACCGGGCAGGTCACCGTCACCCTGGCCGGATACCCCGCGGTCGCCGCCGCGACGACCACCCTGGACCTGGTGATGTAG
- a CDS encoding tail fiber domain-containing protein, whose product MAYVPKPPFPKAAGNPIRSADWNELVQEIQRLDTAKLDKTGGPVSGPLSVSQTLNVTGNTTLSGTATVGGSLDVTSTTNLRASVTVAGPMSVAGTSSFTGAATFGDVRVGAGTGAPQDNLEVKGNARIGANPVRFTSAYSNFSSATNAEICNDTGQYKTLMLLGNRAGDGSTRKVSVWDRLEVNGMSCATSFCNLSDRRLKTGIVVIADALERISRLRGVSFRWRGDQPATSPAATAPAGPQLGVVAQEVAEVFPELVSPMGEDQHLTVDYSGLTAVLIEAVKELKADNERLRQRVDALESAVSAASPASAA is encoded by the coding sequence GTGGCGTACGTACCGAAGCCCCCGTTCCCCAAGGCCGCGGGCAACCCGATCCGCTCCGCCGACTGGAACGAGCTGGTCCAGGAGATCCAACGCCTCGACACCGCGAAGCTGGACAAGACCGGCGGCCCGGTCTCCGGGCCCCTGTCGGTCAGCCAGACCCTCAACGTCACCGGCAACACCACCCTGTCCGGCACCGCCACCGTGGGCGGCAGCCTGGACGTCACGAGCACGACGAACCTGCGCGCGAGTGTCACCGTCGCCGGACCGATGTCGGTGGCGGGCACCTCCTCCTTCACCGGAGCCGCGACGTTCGGCGACGTCCGGGTCGGTGCGGGAACCGGCGCGCCGCAGGACAACCTGGAGGTCAAGGGCAACGCGCGGATCGGAGCCAACCCGGTCCGCTTCACCTCCGCCTACAGCAACTTCTCCAGCGCGACCAACGCCGAGATCTGCAACGACACCGGCCAGTACAAGACGCTGATGCTCCTGGGCAACCGCGCCGGCGACGGCTCGACCCGCAAGGTGTCGGTGTGGGACCGGCTCGAGGTCAACGGCATGTCCTGCGCGACCTCGTTCTGCAACCTGTCCGACCGGCGGCTGAAGACCGGCATCGTGGTCATCGCCGACGCCCTCGAACGCATCTCCCGGCTGCGTGGGGTGTCGTTCCGCTGGCGTGGCGACCAGCCGGCGACCAGCCCCGCGGCCACCGCACCAGCCGGTCCGCAACTGGGGGTCGTGGCGCAGGAGGTCGCCGAGGTCTTCCCAGAGCTTGTCTCACCCATGGGGGAGGACCAGCACCTGACCGTCGACTACTCCGGGCTGACCGCCGTCCTGATCGAGGCCGTCAAGGAACTCAAAGCCGACAACGAACGGCTCCGTCAGCGCGTCGACGCCCTGGAGAGCGCGGTCTCGGCCGCCTCACCGGCCAGCGCCGCGTAG